Proteins encoded within one genomic window of Odocoileus virginianus isolate 20LAN1187 ecotype Illinois chromosome 2, Ovbor_1.2, whole genome shotgun sequence:
- the NOXA1 gene encoding NADPH oxidase activator 1 isoform X1, with protein sequence MPSLGDLLRDWHQGAQAVARGDWDCALHLFSSVSEPPARVSFNVGCVHLLAGDPEAALRAFDQAVTKDTCLAVGFLQRGVANFQLERFQEALSDFQRTLAQLRDNTTIDYTQLGLRFKLQAWEVLFNVAAVQSQLGLWAKAACILGDALSKGPEGARNDLDVALGQVQKQVPLQPRQVPRGEVFRPHRLHLEHLEPVDFLGKAKVLASTLPADSQRVAPPQPQALDACAEARPGAAACPPGGVLLSSSGLCRPTFHEALPVGEAWGRGSLLSRACETAPGRAGTPCSPRTPADAEMEVSSSQAGQHHHGTLVTHESAHGEHAGQQVPPGLLAAGGPGPGPSEEPAGAGGVTSGDSESLVTVTVQCALTLTLTAPRGADLSSLRALMSQALPRHAQHAQLSYRDPSEDGRWMPLSGEEVLRRAWRDAAGPGGLQLQCRGVGGRPVLYQVVAQHVYSAQRPEDLALQPGDTVDVLCEVDQAWLEGHCDGRVGIFPKSFAGPAAQHA encoded by the exons ATGCCCTCGCTCGGGGACCTGCTGCGCGACTGGCACCAGGGCGCGCAGGCCGTGGCGCGCGGGGACTGGGACTGCGCCCTGCACCTCTTCTCGAGCGTCTCGGAGCCGCCCGCCAGGGTGAGCTTCAACGTGGGCTGCGTGCACCTGCTGGCCGGGGACCCGGAGGCCGCGCTGCGG GCATTTGACCAGGCAGTGACCAAGGACACCTGCTTGGCTGTCGGCTTCCTCCAGCGCGGAGTGGCCAACTTCCAGCTGGAGAG GTTCCAGGAGGCCCTGTCGGACTTCCAGCGCACCCTGGCCCAGCTGAGGGACAACACCACCATCGACTACACCCAGCTGGGCCTGCGGTTCAAGCTGCAAGCCTGGGAG GTGCTGTTCAATGTGGCTGCAGTGCAGAGCCAGCTGGGGCTCTGGGCAAAGGCCGCCTGCATCCTGGGAGACGCCCTCTCCAAGGGGCCAGAAGGGGCCCGCAACGACCTGGACGTCGCCCTGGGCCAAGTGCAG AAACAGGTCCCCCTGCAGCCTCGGCAGGTCCCCAGGGGTGAGGTCTTCCGGCCTCATAGGCTGCACCTGGAGCACCTGGAGCCTGTGGATTTCCTGGGCAAGGCCAAG GTGCTGGCCTCCACCCTCCCCGCCGACTCACAGAGGGTCGCCCCGCCGCAGCCACAG GCTCTGGACGCGTGTGCTGAAGCCAGGCCCGGGGCCGCTGCATG CCCTCCAGGCGGGGTGCTCCTCTCCAGCTCGGGGCTCTGCAGGCCCACCTTCCACGAGGCCTTGCCCGTGGGTGAGGCCTGGGGACGAGGGTCCCTCCTCTCCAGGGCCTGTGAGACTGCCCCTGGCAGAGCTGGCACCCCCTGCAGCCCCAGGACACCTGCTGACGCGGAGATGGAGGTCAGCTCCAGCCAGGCTGGGCAGCACCACCACGGCACGCTGGTCACTCACGAG AGTGCCCACGGGGAGCATGCTGGCCAGCAGGTTCCTCCAG GGCTGCTGGCAGCCGGAGGGCCTGGCCCTGGCCCCTCCGAGGAACCCGCCGGCGCTGGA GGCGTGACATCGGGGGACTCTGAGTCCTTGGTGACCGTCACTGTGCAGTGTGCCCTCACCCTGACCCTGACGGCCCCGAGAGGAGCTGACTTGTCCAGCCTACGGGCCCTGATGAGCCAGGCCCTGCCCCGCCACGCCCAGCATGCCCAGCTCAG CTACCGAGACCCCAGCGAGGACGGGCGCTGGATGCCCCTCTCTGGGGAGGAGGTGCTGCGGAGGGCCTGGCGGGACGCGGCCGGCCCCGGGGGTCTGCAGCTGCAGTGCCGG GGAGTGGGCGGCCGGCCTGTCCTTTACCAAGTGGTGGCCCAGCATGTCTACTCCGCCCAGAGGCCCGAGGATCTGGCCTTGCAGCCGGGAGACACAGTGGACGTCCTGTGTGAAG TGGACCAGGCGTGGCTGGAGGGCCACTGTGATGGCCGCGTCGGCATCTTCCCCAAGAGCTTCGCCGGCCCGGCTGCGCAGCACGCCTGA
- the NOXA1 gene encoding NADPH oxidase activator 1 isoform X5: MPSLGDLLRDWHQGAQAVARGDWDCALHLFSSVSEPPARVSFNVGCVHLLAGDPEAALRAFDQAVTKDTCLAVGFLQRGVANFQLERFQEALSDFQRTLAQLRDNTTIDYTQLGLRFKLQAWEVLFNVAAVQSQLGLWAKAACILGDALSKGPEGARNDLDVALGQVQKQVPLQPRQVPRGEVFRPHRLHLEHLEPVDFLGKAKVLASTLPADSQRVAPPQPQALDACAEARPGAAACPPGGVLLSSSGLCRPTFHEALPVGEAWGRGSLLSRACETAPGRAGTPCSPRTPADAEMEVSSSQAGQHHHGTLVTHESAHGEHAGQQVPPGLLAAGGPGPGPSEEPAGAGLPRPQRGRALDAPLWGGGAAEGLAGRGRPRGSAAAVPGSGRPACPLPSGGPACLLRPEARGSGLAAGRHSGRPV; this comes from the exons ATGCCCTCGCTCGGGGACCTGCTGCGCGACTGGCACCAGGGCGCGCAGGCCGTGGCGCGCGGGGACTGGGACTGCGCCCTGCACCTCTTCTCGAGCGTCTCGGAGCCGCCCGCCAGGGTGAGCTTCAACGTGGGCTGCGTGCACCTGCTGGCCGGGGACCCGGAGGCCGCGCTGCGG GCATTTGACCAGGCAGTGACCAAGGACACCTGCTTGGCTGTCGGCTTCCTCCAGCGCGGAGTGGCCAACTTCCAGCTGGAGAG GTTCCAGGAGGCCCTGTCGGACTTCCAGCGCACCCTGGCCCAGCTGAGGGACAACACCACCATCGACTACACCCAGCTGGGCCTGCGGTTCAAGCTGCAAGCCTGGGAG GTGCTGTTCAATGTGGCTGCAGTGCAGAGCCAGCTGGGGCTCTGGGCAAAGGCCGCCTGCATCCTGGGAGACGCCCTCTCCAAGGGGCCAGAAGGGGCCCGCAACGACCTGGACGTCGCCCTGGGCCAAGTGCAG AAACAGGTCCCCCTGCAGCCTCGGCAGGTCCCCAGGGGTGAGGTCTTCCGGCCTCATAGGCTGCACCTGGAGCACCTGGAGCCTGTGGATTTCCTGGGCAAGGCCAAG GTGCTGGCCTCCACCCTCCCCGCCGACTCACAGAGGGTCGCCCCGCCGCAGCCACAG GCTCTGGACGCGTGTGCTGAAGCCAGGCCCGGGGCCGCTGCATG CCCTCCAGGCGGGGTGCTCCTCTCCAGCTCGGGGCTCTGCAGGCCCACCTTCCACGAGGCCTTGCCCGTGGGTGAGGCCTGGGGACGAGGGTCCCTCCTCTCCAGGGCCTGTGAGACTGCCCCTGGCAGAGCTGGCACCCCCTGCAGCCCCAGGACACCTGCTGACGCGGAGATGGAGGTCAGCTCCAGCCAGGCTGGGCAGCACCACCACGGCACGCTGGTCACTCACGAG AGTGCCCACGGGGAGCATGCTGGCCAGCAGGTTCCTCCAG GGCTGCTGGCAGCCGGAGGGCCTGGCCCTGGCCCCTCCGAGGAACCCGCCGGCGCTGGA CTACCGAGACCCCAGCGAGGACGGGCGCTGGATGCCCCTCTCTGGGGAGGAGGTGCTGCGGAGGGCCTGGCGGGACGCGGCCGGCCCCGGGGGTCTGCAGCTGCAGTGCCGG GGAGTGGGCGGCCGGCCTGTCCTTTACCAAGTGGTGGCCCAGCATGTCTACTCCGCCCAGAGGCCCGAGGATCTGGCCTTGCAGCCGGGAGACACAGTGGACGTCCTGTGTGA
- the NOXA1 gene encoding NADPH oxidase activator 1 isoform X3, translated as MPSLGDLLRDWHQGAQAVARGDWDCALHLFSSVSEPPARVSFNVGCVHLLAGDPEAALRAFDQAVTKDTCLAVGFLQRGVANFQLERFQEALSDFQRTLAQLRDNTTIDYTQLGLRFKLQAWEVLFNVAAVQSQLGLWAKAACILGDALSKGPEGARNDLDVALGQVQKQVPLQPRQVPRGEVFRPHRLHLEHLEPVDFLGKAKVLASTLPADSQRVAPPQPQALDACAEARPGAAACPPGGVLLSSSGLCRPTFHEALPVGEAWGRGSLLSRACETAPGRAGTPCSPRTPADAEMEVSSSQAGQHHHGTLVTHEGVTSGDSESLVTVTVQCALTLTLTAPRGADLSSLRALMSQALPRHAQHAQLSYRDPSEDGRWMPLSGEEVLRRAWRDAAGPGGLQLQCRGVGGRPVLYQVVAQHVYSAQRPEDLALQPGDTVDVLCEVDQAWLEGHCDGRVGIFPKSFAGPAAQHA; from the exons ATGCCCTCGCTCGGGGACCTGCTGCGCGACTGGCACCAGGGCGCGCAGGCCGTGGCGCGCGGGGACTGGGACTGCGCCCTGCACCTCTTCTCGAGCGTCTCGGAGCCGCCCGCCAGGGTGAGCTTCAACGTGGGCTGCGTGCACCTGCTGGCCGGGGACCCGGAGGCCGCGCTGCGG GCATTTGACCAGGCAGTGACCAAGGACACCTGCTTGGCTGTCGGCTTCCTCCAGCGCGGAGTGGCCAACTTCCAGCTGGAGAG GTTCCAGGAGGCCCTGTCGGACTTCCAGCGCACCCTGGCCCAGCTGAGGGACAACACCACCATCGACTACACCCAGCTGGGCCTGCGGTTCAAGCTGCAAGCCTGGGAG GTGCTGTTCAATGTGGCTGCAGTGCAGAGCCAGCTGGGGCTCTGGGCAAAGGCCGCCTGCATCCTGGGAGACGCCCTCTCCAAGGGGCCAGAAGGGGCCCGCAACGACCTGGACGTCGCCCTGGGCCAAGTGCAG AAACAGGTCCCCCTGCAGCCTCGGCAGGTCCCCAGGGGTGAGGTCTTCCGGCCTCATAGGCTGCACCTGGAGCACCTGGAGCCTGTGGATTTCCTGGGCAAGGCCAAG GTGCTGGCCTCCACCCTCCCCGCCGACTCACAGAGGGTCGCCCCGCCGCAGCCACAG GCTCTGGACGCGTGTGCTGAAGCCAGGCCCGGGGCCGCTGCATG CCCTCCAGGCGGGGTGCTCCTCTCCAGCTCGGGGCTCTGCAGGCCCACCTTCCACGAGGCCTTGCCCGTGGGTGAGGCCTGGGGACGAGGGTCCCTCCTCTCCAGGGCCTGTGAGACTGCCCCTGGCAGAGCTGGCACCCCCTGCAGCCCCAGGACACCTGCTGACGCGGAGATGGAGGTCAGCTCCAGCCAGGCTGGGCAGCACCACCACGGCACGCTGGTCACTCACGAG GGCGTGACATCGGGGGACTCTGAGTCCTTGGTGACCGTCACTGTGCAGTGTGCCCTCACCCTGACCCTGACGGCCCCGAGAGGAGCTGACTTGTCCAGCCTACGGGCCCTGATGAGCCAGGCCCTGCCCCGCCACGCCCAGCATGCCCAGCTCAG CTACCGAGACCCCAGCGAGGACGGGCGCTGGATGCCCCTCTCTGGGGAGGAGGTGCTGCGGAGGGCCTGGCGGGACGCGGCCGGCCCCGGGGGTCTGCAGCTGCAGTGCCGG GGAGTGGGCGGCCGGCCTGTCCTTTACCAAGTGGTGGCCCAGCATGTCTACTCCGCCCAGAGGCCCGAGGATCTGGCCTTGCAGCCGGGAGACACAGTGGACGTCCTGTGTGAAG TGGACCAGGCGTGGCTGGAGGGCCACTGTGATGGCCGCGTCGGCATCTTCCCCAAGAGCTTCGCCGGCCCGGCTGCGCAGCACGCCTGA
- the NOXA1 gene encoding NADPH oxidase activator 1 isoform X2, producing the protein MPSLGDLLRDWHQGAQAVARGDWDCALHLFSSVSEPPARAFDQAVTKDTCLAVGFLQRGVANFQLERFQEALSDFQRTLAQLRDNTTIDYTQLGLRFKLQAWEVLFNVAAVQSQLGLWAKAACILGDALSKGPEGARNDLDVALGQVQKQVPLQPRQVPRGEVFRPHRLHLEHLEPVDFLGKAKVLASTLPADSQRVAPPQPQALDACAEARPGAAACPPGGVLLSSSGLCRPTFHEALPVGEAWGRGSLLSRACETAPGRAGTPCSPRTPADAEMEVSSSQAGQHHHGTLVTHESAHGEHAGQQVPPGLLAAGGPGPGPSEEPAGAGGVTSGDSESLVTVTVQCALTLTLTAPRGADLSSLRALMSQALPRHAQHAQLSYRDPSEDGRWMPLSGEEVLRRAWRDAAGPGGLQLQCRGVGGRPVLYQVVAQHVYSAQRPEDLALQPGDTVDVLCEVDQAWLEGHCDGRVGIFPKSFAGPAAQHA; encoded by the exons ATGCCCTCGCTCGGGGACCTGCTGCGCGACTGGCACCAGGGCGCGCAGGCCGTGGCGCGCGGGGACTGGGACTGCGCCCTGCACCTCTTCTCGAGCGTCTCGGAGCCGCCCGCCAGG GCATTTGACCAGGCAGTGACCAAGGACACCTGCTTGGCTGTCGGCTTCCTCCAGCGCGGAGTGGCCAACTTCCAGCTGGAGAG GTTCCAGGAGGCCCTGTCGGACTTCCAGCGCACCCTGGCCCAGCTGAGGGACAACACCACCATCGACTACACCCAGCTGGGCCTGCGGTTCAAGCTGCAAGCCTGGGAG GTGCTGTTCAATGTGGCTGCAGTGCAGAGCCAGCTGGGGCTCTGGGCAAAGGCCGCCTGCATCCTGGGAGACGCCCTCTCCAAGGGGCCAGAAGGGGCCCGCAACGACCTGGACGTCGCCCTGGGCCAAGTGCAG AAACAGGTCCCCCTGCAGCCTCGGCAGGTCCCCAGGGGTGAGGTCTTCCGGCCTCATAGGCTGCACCTGGAGCACCTGGAGCCTGTGGATTTCCTGGGCAAGGCCAAG GTGCTGGCCTCCACCCTCCCCGCCGACTCACAGAGGGTCGCCCCGCCGCAGCCACAG GCTCTGGACGCGTGTGCTGAAGCCAGGCCCGGGGCCGCTGCATG CCCTCCAGGCGGGGTGCTCCTCTCCAGCTCGGGGCTCTGCAGGCCCACCTTCCACGAGGCCTTGCCCGTGGGTGAGGCCTGGGGACGAGGGTCCCTCCTCTCCAGGGCCTGTGAGACTGCCCCTGGCAGAGCTGGCACCCCCTGCAGCCCCAGGACACCTGCTGACGCGGAGATGGAGGTCAGCTCCAGCCAGGCTGGGCAGCACCACCACGGCACGCTGGTCACTCACGAG AGTGCCCACGGGGAGCATGCTGGCCAGCAGGTTCCTCCAG GGCTGCTGGCAGCCGGAGGGCCTGGCCCTGGCCCCTCCGAGGAACCCGCCGGCGCTGGA GGCGTGACATCGGGGGACTCTGAGTCCTTGGTGACCGTCACTGTGCAGTGTGCCCTCACCCTGACCCTGACGGCCCCGAGAGGAGCTGACTTGTCCAGCCTACGGGCCCTGATGAGCCAGGCCCTGCCCCGCCACGCCCAGCATGCCCAGCTCAG CTACCGAGACCCCAGCGAGGACGGGCGCTGGATGCCCCTCTCTGGGGAGGAGGTGCTGCGGAGGGCCTGGCGGGACGCGGCCGGCCCCGGGGGTCTGCAGCTGCAGTGCCGG GGAGTGGGCGGCCGGCCTGTCCTTTACCAAGTGGTGGCCCAGCATGTCTACTCCGCCCAGAGGCCCGAGGATCTGGCCTTGCAGCCGGGAGACACAGTGGACGTCCTGTGTGAAG TGGACCAGGCGTGGCTGGAGGGCCACTGTGATGGCCGCGTCGGCATCTTCCCCAAGAGCTTCGCCGGCCCGGCTGCGCAGCACGCCTGA
- the NOXA1 gene encoding NADPH oxidase activator 1 isoform X4, whose translation MPSLGDLLRDWHQGAQAVARGDWDCALHLFSSVSEPPARVSFNVGCVHLLAGDPEAALRAFDQAVTKDTCLAVGFLQRGVANFQLERFQEALSDFQRTLAQLRDNTTIDYTQLGLRFKLQAWEVLFNVAAVQSQLGLWAKAACILGDALSKGPEGARNDLDVALGQVQKQVPLQPRQVPRGEVFRPHRLHLEHLEPVDFLGKAKVLASTLPADSQRVAPPQPQALDACAEARPGAAAWACETAPGRAGTPCSPRTPADAEMEVSSSQAGQHHHGTLVTHESAHGEHAGQQVPPGLLAAGGPGPGPSEEPAGAGGVTSGDSESLVTVTVQCALTLTLTAPRGADLSSLRALMSQALPRHAQHAQLSYRDPSEDGRWMPLSGEEVLRRAWRDAAGPGGLQLQCRGVGGRPVLYQVVAQHVYSAQRPEDLALQPGDTVDVLCEVDQAWLEGHCDGRVGIFPKSFAGPAAQHA comes from the exons ATGCCCTCGCTCGGGGACCTGCTGCGCGACTGGCACCAGGGCGCGCAGGCCGTGGCGCGCGGGGACTGGGACTGCGCCCTGCACCTCTTCTCGAGCGTCTCGGAGCCGCCCGCCAGGGTGAGCTTCAACGTGGGCTGCGTGCACCTGCTGGCCGGGGACCCGGAGGCCGCGCTGCGG GCATTTGACCAGGCAGTGACCAAGGACACCTGCTTGGCTGTCGGCTTCCTCCAGCGCGGAGTGGCCAACTTCCAGCTGGAGAG GTTCCAGGAGGCCCTGTCGGACTTCCAGCGCACCCTGGCCCAGCTGAGGGACAACACCACCATCGACTACACCCAGCTGGGCCTGCGGTTCAAGCTGCAAGCCTGGGAG GTGCTGTTCAATGTGGCTGCAGTGCAGAGCCAGCTGGGGCTCTGGGCAAAGGCCGCCTGCATCCTGGGAGACGCCCTCTCCAAGGGGCCAGAAGGGGCCCGCAACGACCTGGACGTCGCCCTGGGCCAAGTGCAG AAACAGGTCCCCCTGCAGCCTCGGCAGGTCCCCAGGGGTGAGGTCTTCCGGCCTCATAGGCTGCACCTGGAGCACCTGGAGCCTGTGGATTTCCTGGGCAAGGCCAAG GTGCTGGCCTCCACCCTCCCCGCCGACTCACAGAGGGTCGCCCCGCCGCAGCCACAG GCTCTGGACGCGTGTGCTGAAGCCAGGCCCGGGGCCGCTGCATG GGCCTGTGAGACTGCCCCTGGCAGAGCTGGCACCCCCTGCAGCCCCAGGACACCTGCTGACGCGGAGATGGAGGTCAGCTCCAGCCAGGCTGGGCAGCACCACCACGGCACGCTGGTCACTCACGAG AGTGCCCACGGGGAGCATGCTGGCCAGCAGGTTCCTCCAG GGCTGCTGGCAGCCGGAGGGCCTGGCCCTGGCCCCTCCGAGGAACCCGCCGGCGCTGGA GGCGTGACATCGGGGGACTCTGAGTCCTTGGTGACCGTCACTGTGCAGTGTGCCCTCACCCTGACCCTGACGGCCCCGAGAGGAGCTGACTTGTCCAGCCTACGGGCCCTGATGAGCCAGGCCCTGCCCCGCCACGCCCAGCATGCCCAGCTCAG CTACCGAGACCCCAGCGAGGACGGGCGCTGGATGCCCCTCTCTGGGGAGGAGGTGCTGCGGAGGGCCTGGCGGGACGCGGCCGGCCCCGGGGGTCTGCAGCTGCAGTGCCGG GGAGTGGGCGGCCGGCCTGTCCTTTACCAAGTGGTGGCCCAGCATGTCTACTCCGCCCAGAGGCCCGAGGATCTGGCCTTGCAGCCGGGAGACACAGTGGACGTCCTGTGTGAAG TGGACCAGGCGTGGCTGGAGGGCCACTGTGATGGCCGCGTCGGCATCTTCCCCAAGAGCTTCGCCGGCCCGGCTGCGCAGCACGCCTGA